One Spiroplasma endosymbiont of Nebria brevicollis DNA window includes the following coding sequences:
- a CDS encoding PD-(D/E)XK nuclease family protein gives MQLKNNLIFKKDTHQYFLNKQEKISVSKIIQYYLYENKNPYENIPFDRLENARLRGETVHKVAELYFKNININNIKDKLLNNIQHLFNKNYLQYCENLLNNLQEFKVNTKYICEQVFTYDIIAGTPDLIYKENNLYTIIDFKTLSNMYKENKEKSILQLTAYYWILKNNGFNLSNTHYIYWIQKDNVEKILVEITDELVYEWEMAIALWKENH, from the coding sequence ATGCAATTAAAAAATAATTTAATTTTTAAAAAAGATACACATCAATATTTTTTAAATAAACAAGAAAAAATATCAGTATCTAAAATTATTCAATATTATTTATATGAAAATAAAAATCCTTATGAAAATATACCTTTTGATAGATTAGAAAATGCTAGATTAAGAGGAGAAACTGTTCATAAAGTAGCAGAATTATATTTTAAAAATATAAATATTAATAATATAAAAGATAAATTATTAAATAATATTCAACATTTATTTAATAAAAATTATTTACAATATTGTGAAAATTTATTAAATAATTTACAAGAATTTAAAGTAAATACTAAATATATATGTGAACAAGTATTTACTTATGATATTATTGCAGGAACACCAGATTTAATTTATAAAGAAAATAATTTATATACAATAATTGATTTTAAAACATTATCAAATATGTATAAAGAAAATAAAGAAAAATCAATATTACAATTAACTGCTTATTATTGAATATTAAAAAATAATGGTTTTAATTTATCAAATACACATTATATTTATTGAATTCAAAAAGATAATGTAGAAAAAATATTAGTAGAAATAACAGATGAATTAGTATATGAATGAGAAATGGCAATTGCACTTTGAAAGGAAAATCACTAA
- a CDS encoding recombinase RecT, whose product MANLILPKNIDKSKIQQFTNYYELTKLNDKKLSTLNPQSVINTLATIFELDLSNNPIKKEIALIPYNNELQVQIQEDGFLTLLQRSNCVIDFQREIITDKHIFNKETQRWELDPNKIFENKIIIGYYGMISIKNYLGKIITFIKGMTKQECEEHRKKYSKANGNSPWTTSFNAMALKTVIKAIIRDINKDPSIKLENQNIIDRAMQIDQAIVLENENIMYVDNPNNDNKEIKLKVMEESKEEININYEQIQNNIDNLDNMVFSNE is encoded by the coding sequence ATGGCAAATTTAATATTACCTAAAAATATAGATAAATCAAAAATACAACAATTTACTAACTATTATGAATTAACAAAATTAAATGATAAAAAATTATCAACATTAAATCCACAATCAGTTATTAATACTTTAGCAACTATATTTGAATTAGATTTAAGTAATAATCCAATTAAAAAAGAAATAGCATTAATACCTTATAATAATGAATTACAAGTACAAATACAAGAAGATGGTTTTTTAACTTTATTACAACGTTCAAATTGTGTAATTGATTTTCAAAGAGAAATTATTACTGATAAACATATTTTTAATAAAGAAACTCAACGTTGAGAATTAGACCCTAATAAAATATTTGAAAATAAAATAATTATTGGTTATTATGGTATGATTTCTATTAAAAATTATTTAGGTAAAATAATTACTTTTATTAAAGGTATGACTAAACAAGAATGTGAAGAACATAGAAAAAAATATAGTAAAGCAAATGGTAATAGTCCATGAACTACTAGTTTTAATGCTATGGCACTTAAAACAGTTATTAAAGCAATTATTAGAGATATTAATAAAGACCCTAGTATTAAATTAGAAAATCAAAATATTATTGATAGAGCAATGCAAATTGATCAAGCAATAGTATTAGAAAATGAAAATATAATGTATGTTGATAATCCAAATAATGATAATAAAGAAATTAAATTAAAAGTAATGGAAGAATCAAAAGAAGAAATAAATATTAATTATGAACAAATACAAAATAATATTGATAATTTAGATAATATGGTATTTAGTAATGAATAA